CGCCCGGATCAGCACCTTCAAGATCAAGCAGCATCCCTTCTACGAAGCGGCCGACGTGGTGACCTTCCACGGCATCCACAGCGGCACGCTGTCGTACCTGTCGCTGCCGTCCCTGACGGCGGACAAGCCGGGCGTCTGGGTGATGCATGACATGTGGGCCTTCACCGGCCACTGTGCCGCCAGCTACGAGTGCACGCGCTGGCAGACCGGCTGCGGCGACTGTCCGCATCTGGACATCAACCCGCGGGTGGCGCGCGACACCACGCGCCTGCACTGGAAGCTCAAGGACTGGACCTACCGCCGTTCCAACCTGACCGTGGTCGCCCCGAGCACCTGGATGGCCGAGCAGGCCAGGAAGAGCATGCTCGGCCGCTTTCCGGTGCATCACATCCCCCACGGCGTGGACACGGCCGTCTACCAGCCGCTCGATCCCGCGCACTGCCGGTCGGCGCTCGGCCTGCCCCCCGACAAGAAGGTGCTGATGTTCGCGGCGGTGAACCTGCGGCTGTCCCATTCCGACGGCCGCGGCGTGCCCAAGGGCGCGGATCTGCTGCTGAAGGCGCTGATAGGTCTGCCGGCCGCCCTGAAGTCGGAGATGGTGCTGCTGACCATCGGCAACGGCGGCGAGGAAATGGCGCAGATGGTCGGCATTCCGGTGCTGAACCTGGGCTACGTGGTCAGCGATCATCTGAAGGCCATCGCCTACTCGGCCGCCGATGTCTTCGTCTCGCCCACCCGGGCCGAGAGTTTCGGCCTGGTCCTGCTGGAGAGCATGGCCTGCGGCACGCCCATGGTGTCGTTCCGGGTGGGTGGCGTGCCGGATTTGGTGCGTCCCGGCGTCACCGGCTACCTGGCGGAGCCGGAAAATGCCGACGACCTGCGCGCGGGCATCGTGCAGTTGCTGGAGGATGACCGCCTGCGCACCCGCCTGGGCGAGCAGGGCCGCGCTCTGGCCGAGGCCGAATTCACCCTGCGGCAGCAGGCCCACCGCTACCTTGGTCTGTATCGCGGCCTGCTGGAAGGCTGTACCCTCGACGCAGTATCCACCAACGCCGCGGCTCCGCATCGGGCCGATCTCTAGCAGGACGACCGGCCGCCGCGAATCCAGTTCGGCTGCACAGCAGACGGAGCCGCTGGCATTTTTCCGACAGGAATGCCAGAGGTTTCGCATGCAAATCTCGGTAGCGCTGTGTACCTACAATGGTGAACGCTTCCTGCAAGCGCAACTGGACAGCCTGGCCTGCCAGACGCGCCTTCCCGACGAGCTGGTGGTCTGCGACGACGGCTCCAGCGATCGCACCCTCGACATTCTGACCCGCTTCGCCGAGCGCGCGCCCTTTCCGGTGCAGATTCACCGCAACGCCTGCAATCTGGGCCCGGTGGACAATTTCTTCCAGGCCGCCAGCCTGTGCCGCGGCGACTACGTCGCCTTTTGCGACCAGGACGACGTCTGGCGCGAGGACAAGCTCGCCCGCTGCGCCGCCGCCTTCGCCGATCCCGACGTGCTGCTGGTAATGCATCCGGCCGAAGTGGTGGACAGCCAATTGCAGCCCCTGGGGCGCATCATGGCGGTGCCGAAGCCGGGGGTGCGGGCGCGGCTGGCCAGCCCGCTCTGGTTCACCGCCTTCGGCATATCCATGGTCTTTGCCGCCTGGCTGGTGCAGCGCATCGACTGGCACGGCCGCCCGCCGGACCGCCACAACAAGGACGCGCCGCCCATGGGGCATGACGGCTGGATCTACGTCCTGGCCAACATGCTCGGCAAGATCGCCTACCTGCCGGAGCCGCTGGTCCGCTATCGCCAGCACGACACCAACGACACCGGCGCGCCGGCGGCGAGCGGCAAAGTCGCGCTGCAGCGCGCTCTGACGGCCGGCTATGCGCAGCAGCAGTGG
Above is a genomic segment from Thermithiobacillus tepidarius DSM 3134 containing:
- a CDS encoding glycosyltransferase; amino-acid sequence: MRVLHIGLNDYLGCGGTGIATYRLHHAMRQAGADSKILSRGRSTEDPTTAKMPRWRVAELPLEILAAKVGLRDFARISTFKIKQHPFYEAADVVTFHGIHSGTLSYLSLPSLTADKPGVWVMHDMWAFTGHCAASYECTRWQTGCGDCPHLDINPRVARDTTRLHWKLKDWTYRRSNLTVVAPSTWMAEQARKSMLGRFPVHHIPHGVDTAVYQPLDPAHCRSALGLPPDKKVLMFAAVNLRLSHSDGRGVPKGADLLLKALIGLPAALKSEMVLLTIGNGGEEMAQMVGIPVLNLGYVVSDHLKAIAYSAADVFVSPTRAESFGLVLLESMACGTPMVSFRVGGVPDLVRPGVTGYLAEPENADDLRAGIVQLLEDDRLRTRLGEQGRALAEAEFTLRQQAHRYLGLYRGLLEGCTLDAVSTNAAAPHRADL
- a CDS encoding glycosyltransferase family 2 protein, with translation MQISVALCTYNGERFLQAQLDSLACQTRLPDELVVCDDGSSDRTLDILTRFAERAPFPVQIHRNACNLGPVDNFFQAASLCRGDYVAFCDQDDVWREDKLARCAAAFADPDVLLVMHPAEVVDSQLQPLGRIMAVPKPGVRARLASPLWFTAFGISMVFAAWLVQRIDWHGRPPDRHNKDAPPMGHDGWIYVLANMLGKIAYLPEPLVRYRQHDTNDTGAPAASGKVALQRALTAGYAQQQWLADVAACYVASMEGLARQHPGPLGERFLEGAAAYRDMWRRLAARAELYRPDLGAAHKAARLLRLAGSGGYGARDRGGLGARSLLKDTAFIMLGRAH